The following is a genomic window from Deltaproteobacteria bacterium.
CAAGAGGACTTTATCCGGGCGGCTATCGAGTCGGCGGCCGATGCCATCCTCGTAGCCTCGCTTTGCGGCCATGGAGAATTAGAGTGCCGTGGCTTCCGCGAAAACTGTATCGAAGCAGGGATTGGCCATATCCACCTGGTTGTGGGAGGAAATCTCGTTGTGGGTAAGCAAGGCTGGGAAGAAGTAGAAAGACGCTTTCTGGAGATGAAGTTCAACCGCGTCTATCCCCCCGGGGTTTCCCCCAAGAAAGTCATCGAGGATTTGAAGAAAGACCTTAACTGCAGTTCGGAGTCAGGAGTTCGGAGTTCGGAGTAAGTTCTTCTGTAAGCGCTTCGTCCCCTGCTCCTTGATACGTGTCGATCTTGTTTCTCCGAACTCATTACTTTTTTTATGTCCCTGGCATTACTCATCGATTTCGGCAGTACCTTCACCAAGATTCAAGCCATTGACCTTGCGGCTGAAGAGATCGTTGCCTACGCTCAGAGTTGCACAACCGTGGAAACGGATATCATGGTAGGTCTGCGCGAGGCGCTCGATCTCCTCCCGCCCAAGATCCGTAACAGTACCTTCAGCTGTAAACTGTCGAGTAGTAGCGCCGCAGGGGGGCTGGCCATGGTTACCATTGGGCTCATCCCGGAACTCTCTGCGGAAGCAGCCCGGCGCGCGGCTC
Proteins encoded in this region:
- the glmS gene encoding methylaspartate mutase subunit S, which encodes MSGKKTVVLGVLGVDAHVVGNKIMAYALESEGFKVVNIGTFSSQEDFIRAAIESAADAILVASLCGHGELECRGFRENCIEAGIGHIHLVVGGNLVVGKQGWEEVERRFLEMKFNRVYPPGVSPKKVIEDLKKDLNCSSESGVRSSE